The following coding sequences are from one Pseudonocardia sp. HH130630-07 window:
- a CDS encoding ABC transporter permease subunit, with amino-acid sequence MTRVLAALLAGVPLLLALFGPLAAGLLVPDAAPVPLLAPGPGHPLGTDALGRDVLALALTGGSTVVGLTAGALALSYLAGVPIGLALAATRRRWLATLSVRVLDLLLVLPSLLLLLVLAGTGRRGIGWLLVAAALVQLPAVVRLVRGAAAAPARRVALETMQLSGEPWWRIHLLETGRFVSGAVLVDAGTRAVLVLTLLASANFLGVGLPPDTVDWAVVIEQNTASLFLAPAALLVPAGLLIALAAGANLLVDRVADRTGAAS; translated from the coding sequence GTGACCCGGGTGCTCGCCGCGCTGCTGGCCGGGGTCCCGCTGCTGCTGGCGCTGTTCGGGCCGCTGGCCGCGGGCCTGCTCGTGCCCGACGCCGCGCCGGTGCCGCTGCTGGCCCCGGGCCCCGGGCACCCGCTCGGCACCGACGCGCTCGGCCGGGACGTGCTCGCCCTCGCGCTGACCGGCGGGAGCACCGTCGTCGGGCTCACCGCCGGGGCGCTCGCGCTGTCCTACCTGGCCGGGGTCCCGATCGGGCTCGCGCTCGCGGCGACCCGGCGCCGGTGGCTCGCGACGCTGTCGGTGCGGGTGCTCGACCTGCTGCTGGTGCTGCCGTCGCTGCTGCTGCTCCTGGTGCTGGCCGGCACCGGGCGCCGCGGGATCGGCTGGCTGCTGGTGGCGGCGGCGCTGGTCCAGCTGCCGGCCGTGGTCCGGCTGGTGCGCGGGGCCGCCGCCGCCCCGGCGCGGCGGGTGGCGCTGGAGACCATGCAGCTCTCCGGGGAGCCGTGGTGGCGGATCCACCTGCTGGAGACCGGCCGGTTCGTCTCCGGCGCGGTGCTCGTCGACGCCGGTACCCGCGCCGTGCTGGTGCTGACGCTGCTGGCGAGCGCCAACTTCCTCGGCGTCGGCCTGCCGCCGGACACAGTGGACTGGGCGGTGGTGATCGAGCAGAACACGGCGTCGCTGTTCCTGGCCCCGGCCGCGCTGCTGGTACCGGCCGGCCTGCTCATCGCGCTCGCCGCCGGGGCGAACCTGCTGGTGGACCGGGTGGCCGACCGGACCGGGGCGGCGTCGTGA
- a CDS encoding ABC transporter substrate-binding protein: MTPVPTPALNRRRFLAAGLGAAGLVLTGCAAAPGGSDRLRVAFAGGGSRESLDPHVLPLYVDQARAKACFDTLTGWAQDMTPQPRLAESWESDPAGLRWRVVLRAARFHDGRELTAADVLYSLRRITDEATSAIAAALFRDLDLTASRERGPRELELVLRRPNLLFPLAWGAPGTEIVPQGTTAFDAPVGTGPFRLTSFTPGGPALYTAFDGHWDGAPAVRELEFLPVDDEQARIGALLSGQVAYAHDLTPAGAARLDGDARVAALAAPAAAHQFLVLRVDRPPFDDARLREAVRLGIDRDELVRIALLGRGRPGNDMFGQGLRYYPELPQVTRDVERARALVTEAGARGLAVELQTSGADPNFDAATAVAARQLGEIGLRVTPRALPSENYFKAIRSQGVFSQNSTGSLPIPDYIGRRMLTSTPTYDFTGYRNPEIDRLYYAATGTADETVRTDAFRRILELLRAGSGGLVWGVRDWNVGVADGVSGIEAARPNTFAWANFARARLG; the protein is encoded by the coding sequence ATGACGCCCGTACCGACGCCCGCACTGAACCGGCGCCGGTTCCTGGCTGCCGGGCTGGGGGCGGCCGGGCTCGTCCTCACCGGGTGCGCCGCCGCACCGGGCGGGTCCGACCGGCTGCGGGTGGCGTTCGCCGGCGGCGGGTCCCGGGAGTCGCTGGACCCGCACGTCCTGCCGCTCTACGTCGACCAGGCCCGGGCCAAGGCGTGCTTCGACACGCTCACCGGCTGGGCGCAGGACATGACCCCGCAGCCCCGGCTCGCCGAGTCCTGGGAGAGCGATCCCGCCGGGCTCCGCTGGCGGGTGGTGCTGCGCGCGGCCCGGTTCCACGACGGCCGCGAGCTGACCGCCGCCGACGTCCTGTACTCGCTGCGCCGGATCACCGACGAGGCCACCAGCGCGATCGCGGCCGCACTGTTCCGCGACCTCGACCTCACCGCGTCCCGGGAACGGGGGCCGCGCGAGCTGGAGCTCGTCCTGCGCCGGCCCAACCTGCTGTTCCCGCTGGCCTGGGGCGCGCCGGGCACCGAGATCGTGCCGCAGGGCACCACCGCCTTCGACGCCCCGGTCGGCACCGGGCCGTTCCGCCTCACCTCCTTCACCCCCGGCGGCCCGGCGCTCTACACCGCGTTCGACGGCCACTGGGACGGCGCCCCGGCCGTCCGCGAGCTGGAGTTCCTCCCGGTCGACGACGAGCAGGCCCGGATCGGCGCGCTGCTGTCCGGCCAGGTCGCCTACGCGCACGACCTCACCCCGGCCGGCGCCGCCCGGCTCGACGGCGACGCCCGGGTCGCGGCGCTGGCCGCACCCGCGGCGGCGCACCAGTTCCTGGTCCTGCGGGTGGACCGCCCACCGTTCGACGACGCACGGCTGCGCGAGGCCGTCCGGCTCGGGATCGACCGGGACGAGCTGGTGCGGATCGCGTTGCTCGGCCGCGGACGCCCCGGCAACGACATGTTCGGCCAGGGGCTGCGCTACTACCCGGAGCTGCCGCAGGTCACCCGGGACGTCGAGCGGGCCCGCGCGCTGGTCACCGAGGCCGGTGCCCGGGGGCTGGCCGTCGAGCTGCAGACCAGCGGGGCCGACCCGAACTTCGACGCGGCCACCGCCGTCGCGGCCCGCCAGCTCGGCGAGATCGGGCTGCGGGTGACCCCGCGGGCGCTGCCCTCGGAGAACTACTTCAAGGCGATCCGGAGCCAGGGCGTGTTCTCCCAGAACAGCACCGGGTCGCTGCCGATCCCGGACTACATCGGCCGCCGGATGCTCACCTCCACCCCGACCTACGACTTCACCGGCTACCGCAACCCGGAGATCGACCGGCTCTACTACGCCGCGACCGGCACCGCCGACGAGACGGTCCGCACCGACGCCTTCCGCCGGATCCTGGAGCTGCTGCGCGCCGGATCCGGCGGACTCGTGTGGGGCGTGCGCGACTGGAACGTCGGCGTCGCGGACGGGGTCAGCGGGATCGAGGCGGCCCGGCCGAACACCTTCGCCTGGGCGAACTTCGCCCGCGCCCGGCTCGGCTGA
- a CDS encoding ABC transporter ATP-binding protein, which translates to MTPALTVRDLRATTAGGTVLLDGVGFTLDAGRVLAVVGPSGAGKSTLGLALLGEAGPGIGLAGSVRAGDTELLGPGPAAPHRAGAGRVGYLPQHPGVVLDPVRRCGPVLDELAAIGHGSGRRSAPARAAAAGRALERAGLAGGPQLGRRFPHQLSGGQQQRMALAQTLVTDPAVVVLDEPTTGLDPVTTGIVVDRLAALTAAGTALVLLTHDLDVARRLADEVLELDAGRPGRHGTPAALLGPGRAPVAPGPAAGGDPALEVTGLSVRAPDGALLLSGVDLAVARGGCAGVAGPSGAGKTTLGRALAGLTPSSGSVLVHGTPPGPDRRAVQYVHQDARSAFLDHRPVLDQVARPAVRLRGLPVADAVAVATALLDRLGLGADVVRRRPGGLSGGQLQRASVARALLAGPRVLVADEPTSALDARHRDLLLAELDRERDARGTAVVLISHDPAVLARTDGVLTLTDGRAAALTPRRARAAVPPSPG; encoded by the coding sequence GTGACCCCGGCGCTGACCGTGCGGGACCTCCGGGCGACGACCGCCGGCGGGACGGTCCTGCTGGACGGCGTCGGGTTCACCCTCGACGCCGGGCGGGTGCTCGCCGTCGTCGGGCCGTCCGGGGCCGGGAAGTCGACGCTCGGGCTCGCCCTGCTCGGCGAGGCCGGTCCCGGGATCGGACTCGCGGGCTCGGTCCGGGCCGGTGACACCGAGCTGCTCGGGCCCGGCCCGGCGGCGCCGCACCGGGCCGGGGCCGGACGGGTGGGGTACCTGCCGCAGCACCCGGGCGTCGTCCTCGACCCGGTACGGCGCTGCGGGCCGGTCCTCGACGAGCTGGCCGCGATCGGGCACGGGTCCGGCCGCCGCTCGGCGCCCGCCAGGGCCGCCGCGGCCGGGCGCGCGCTGGAGCGGGCCGGGCTGGCCGGTGGGCCGCAGCTCGGCCGCCGGTTCCCGCACCAGCTCTCCGGCGGCCAGCAGCAGCGGATGGCGCTGGCCCAGACCCTGGTCACCGACCCCGCCGTCGTCGTGCTGGACGAGCCGACGACCGGCCTGGACCCGGTGACCACCGGGATCGTCGTCGACCGGCTGGCCGCGCTGACCGCCGCCGGGACGGCACTGGTGCTGCTCACCCACGACCTGGACGTCGCGCGCCGGCTGGCCGACGAGGTCCTGGAGCTCGACGCCGGGCGGCCCGGCCGGCACGGCACCCCGGCCGCCCTGCTCGGTCCCGGCCGGGCCCCGGTGGCCCCCGGCCCGGCGGCCGGCGGGGACCCGGCGCTGGAGGTGACCGGGCTGTCGGTCCGGGCGCCGGACGGCGCACTGCTGCTCTCGGGCGTCGATCTCGCGGTCGCCCGGGGTGGCTGCGCCGGCGTCGCGGGGCCGTCCGGGGCCGGGAAGACGACGCTCGGCCGGGCGCTCGCCGGGCTGACCCCGTCGAGCGGGTCGGTGCTGGTGCACGGCACGCCACCGGGCCCCGACCGGCGGGCGGTGCAGTACGTCCACCAGGACGCACGCTCGGCGTTCCTCGACCACCGGCCGGTGCTCGACCAGGTGGCCCGCCCCGCCGTCCGGCTGCGCGGTCTCCCGGTCGCCGACGCCGTGGCGGTCGCGACCGCGCTGCTGGACCGGCTCGGTCTCGGTGCGGACGTCGTCCGGCGCAGGCCGGGCGGGCTGTCCGGCGGTCAGCTGCAGCGGGCCTCGGTCGCCAGGGCGTTGCTCGCCGGGCCCCGGGTGCTGGTGGCCGACGAGCCGACCTCGGCCCTCGACGCCCGGCACCGCGACCTGCTGCTGGCCGAGCTGGACCGCGAGCGCGACGCCCGGGGCACCGCGGTCGTGCTGATCAGCCACGATCCGGCGGTCCTCGCCCGCACCGACGGGGTGCTGACCCTCACCGACGGGCGGGCCGCCGCCCTCACGCCCCGGCGTGCTCGCGCAGCAGTGCCGCCGTCTCCCGGGTGA
- a CDS encoding class I SAM-dependent methyltransferase, whose translation MTIAGELDAAQWLRRWDAQQERYIPDREQLFALALDAVDGLAGAPGRVLDLACGPGSFAARAAHRFPAAEIVGVDVDPVMLELARRTTGDRVRWVDANLSGAEWPDLVGASFDAAVSATGLHWLPEEALPDLARRIAGVLRPGGVLVNVDTLLADPAQPRLAALTRRLREERTARDLESGEDFRAWWDALRAEPELADGLAERERRFADRVPGGSSLPAWDAALRAAGFAEVGTLTQTLDRRMLVAIR comes from the coding sequence GTGACCATCGCCGGAGAACTCGACGCCGCGCAGTGGCTGCGCCGCTGGGACGCCCAGCAGGAGCGCTACATCCCCGACCGCGAGCAGCTGTTCGCGCTGGCGCTCGATGCCGTCGACGGGCTGGCCGGCGCGCCCGGCCGGGTGCTCGACCTCGCCTGCGGGCCGGGGTCGTTCGCCGCGCGGGCCGCGCACCGGTTCCCGGCGGCCGAGATCGTCGGGGTGGACGTCGACCCGGTCATGCTCGAGCTCGCCCGGCGCACCACCGGCGACCGGGTCCGGTGGGTCGACGCCAACCTGTCCGGCGCGGAGTGGCCCGATCTGGTCGGGGCATCGTTCGACGCCGCGGTCTCGGCCACCGGCCTGCACTGGCTCCCGGAGGAGGCGCTGCCCGATCTGGCCCGGCGGATCGCCGGGGTGCTGCGCCCGGGCGGGGTGCTGGTGAACGTCGATACCCTGCTGGCCGACCCGGCCCAGCCGCGGCTGGCGGCGCTCACCCGGCGGCTGCGCGAGGAGCGCACCGCGCGCGACCTGGAGAGCGGCGAGGACTTCCGGGCCTGGTGGGACGCGCTGCGCGCGGAACCCGAGCTGGCCGACGGGCTCGCCGAGCGGGAGCGGCGCTTCGCCGACCGCGTGCCCGGTGGCTCGTCGCTGCCGGCCTGGGACGCCGCGCTGCGGGCGGCCGGGTTCGCCGAGGTCGGCACCCTCACCCAGACCCTCGACCGGCGGATGCTGGTCGCGATCCGCTGA
- a CDS encoding amidohydrolase family protein — protein MTAPRPVVLRAVRTSGAPGPVDVRVAGGLVRAVVPAGDPDLARPGDDELHVPGAHLLPGMVDGHVHWTQWAQARRRVDVAAAAGQEEAAALLAAARRTGSTGDGLLVGQGFRAALWATAPHKAVLERALPGVPVLVVSDDLHAAWLSPAALASLGREHPTGLLREAEALAVVAELADGADRDVVDGWAREAAAEVAARGVTGILDFEYADTVAVWARRGAGGGFPLRVRAAVWEPWLDRAVAQRLRTGTVVAGTGGTVVTGPFKIMADGSLNSRTAACHHAYPDPADGHGALSAPPRSCTG, from the coding sequence GTGACCGCACCGCGGCCGGTGGTGCTGCGCGCGGTCCGCACGTCCGGCGCGCCCGGCCCGGTCGACGTCCGGGTCGCCGGCGGGCTGGTGCGGGCCGTGGTCCCGGCCGGGGACCCCGATCTCGCCCGCCCCGGCGACGACGAGCTGCACGTCCCCGGCGCGCACCTGCTGCCCGGCATGGTCGACGGGCACGTGCACTGGACGCAGTGGGCCCAGGCCCGGCGCCGGGTCGACGTCGCGGCCGCCGCCGGACAGGAGGAGGCTGCGGCGCTGCTCGCCGCGGCCCGGCGCACCGGGTCCACCGGGGACGGGCTGCTGGTCGGGCAGGGCTTCCGGGCCGCGCTGTGGGCGACGGCGCCGCACAAGGCGGTGCTGGAACGGGCGCTGCCGGGGGTGCCGGTCCTGGTGGTCAGCGACGACCTGCACGCGGCGTGGCTGAGCCCGGCGGCGCTGGCGTCGCTGGGCCGGGAACACCCGACCGGCCTGCTGCGGGAGGCCGAGGCGCTCGCCGTCGTCGCCGAGCTGGCCGACGGCGCGGACCGGGACGTGGTGGACGGCTGGGCCCGCGAGGCCGCCGCCGAGGTCGCCGCCCGCGGGGTGACCGGGATCCTCGACTTCGAGTACGCCGACACCGTGGCCGTCTGGGCCCGCCGCGGCGCCGGTGGCGGGTTCCCGCTCCGGGTGCGCGCCGCGGTCTGGGAGCCGTGGCTGGACCGGGCCGTCGCGCAGCGGCTGCGCACCGGGACGGTCGTCGCGGGGACCGGGGGCACCGTCGTCACCGGGCCGTTCAAGATCATGGCCGACGGCTCGCTGAACTCCCGGACCGCGGCCTGCCACCACGCCTACCCGGACCCCGCCGACGGGCACGGCGCGCTGAGCGCACCCCCGAGGAGCTGCACCGGCTGA
- a CDS encoding amidohydrolase family protein has translation MATAVAHGLHPAVHAIGDRANAVVLDGFGAVAGPGRVEHAQLVSAGDVPRFARPGLVVSVQPQHAPADRDVAERHWGGVTARAFPYADLAAAGARLEFGSDAPVAVPDPWAAIADAVARTDVDRPPWHPEQALDTPTALRAAAAGRDLPGPGEPADLVLVGVDPLTLDPAGMRQMPVLATLRGGEFTHRVV, from the coding sequence ATGGCCACGGCCGTCGCGCACGGCCTGCACCCCGCCGTGCACGCGATCGGGGACCGGGCGAACGCGGTCGTGCTCGACGGCTTCGGTGCCGTGGCCGGGCCCGGCCGGGTGGAGCACGCGCAGCTCGTCAGCGCCGGGGACGTGCCCCGGTTCGCCCGGCCCGGGCTGGTCGTCTCGGTCCAGCCGCAGCACGCGCCGGCCGACCGCGACGTCGCCGAGCGGCACTGGGGTGGGGTCACCGCCCGCGCCTTCCCGTACGCCGACCTCGCCGCCGCCGGTGCCCGCCTGGAGTTCGGCTCGGACGCGCCGGTCGCCGTGCCGGACCCGTGGGCGGCGATCGCCGACGCGGTGGCCCGCACCGACGTCGACCGCCCGCCGTGGCACCCCGAGCAGGCACTGGACACCCCGACCGCGCTGCGGGCGGCCGCGGCGGGGCGGGACCTGCCCGGTCCGGGGGAGCCCGCGGACCTGGTGCTCGTCGGGGTGGACCCGCTGACCCTCGACCCGGCCGGGATGCGGCAGATGCCGGTGCTGGCGACCCTGCGCGGCGGGGAGTTCACCCACCGGGTGGTGTGA